In Rubrivirga marina, the following are encoded in one genomic region:
- a CDS encoding SDR family NAD(P)-dependent oxidoreductase, whose amino-acid sequence MADFQTTYGPWAVVTGASSGIGRAFAEALATRGLNVVLTARREAALATLAEALRQTHGVEARVVPADLGTEAGVAAVEGGSADLDVGLLVASAGFGTSGAFLESDLGDEIAMLDVNVRAVARLTHGVGRRLVARGRGGIVLLGSLVGFQGTPFAAHYAATKAYVQTLGEALHVELAPRGVDVVVSAPGPVDTGFAEVADMQMGAALTPDAVVGPTLAALGRRQTVRPGLLTKVLTAGLSPLPRWARVRVMGRVMGGMTEHQRA is encoded by the coding sequence ATGGCAGACTTCCAGACCACCTACGGCCCGTGGGCCGTCGTCACCGGCGCGTCGTCGGGGATCGGGCGCGCGTTCGCCGAGGCGCTCGCCACGCGCGGCCTGAACGTGGTCCTGACCGCCCGTCGGGAGGCCGCGCTCGCCACGCTGGCGGAGGCCCTCCGCCAGACCCACGGCGTCGAGGCGCGCGTCGTCCCGGCCGACCTCGGGACCGAGGCGGGCGTAGCCGCGGTCGAGGGAGGCAGCGCGGACCTCGACGTGGGGCTCCTCGTGGCGTCGGCCGGCTTCGGCACGTCGGGCGCGTTCCTCGAATCCGACCTCGGCGACGAGATCGCCATGCTCGACGTGAACGTCCGCGCCGTGGCCCGGCTGACGCACGGCGTCGGGCGTCGGCTGGTGGCGCGCGGGCGCGGCGGGATCGTCCTGCTCGGCTCGCTCGTCGGGTTCCAGGGGACGCCGTTCGCGGCCCACTACGCGGCGACGAAGGCGTACGTCCAGACGCTCGGCGAGGCGCTCCACGTCGAGCTCGCGCCGCGCGGCGTCGACGTGGTGGTCAGCGCGCCGGGGCCCGTCGACACCGGGTTCGCCGAGGTCGCCGACATGCAGATGGGGGCGGCCCTCACGCCCGACGCCGTCGTCGGGCCGACGCTGGCGGCGCTCGGGCGGCGCCAGACGGTCCGTCCCGGCCTCCTCACCAAGGTCCTGACGGCCGGGCTGTCGCCGCTGCCGCGGTGGGCGAGGGTCCGCGTGATGGGCCGCGTGATGGGCGGGATGACCGAGCACCAGCGCGCCTAG
- a CDS encoding DUF4188 domain-containing protein: MPYPDRTAAHTEGDVVVFLIGTRINKLHRPDKWVPVVRAMGRAMAELSAHPELGLLGSRFRRAGRCVDAVQYWRSFDHLHAYARARDAAHLPAWQAYNRAARGNDAVGVWHETFLVRAGEYEAVYRNMPTYGLAKAAEAVPAVGAWEGTAGRLGRGVEPLAGS; encoded by the coding sequence ATGCCGTACCCCGACCGCACCGCCGCCCACACCGAGGGCGACGTCGTCGTGTTCCTGATCGGGACCCGCATCAACAAGCTCCACCGTCCCGACAAGTGGGTCCCGGTCGTCCGCGCGATGGGCCGGGCGATGGCCGAGCTCTCGGCGCACCCGGAGCTCGGCCTGCTCGGCTCGCGGTTCCGCCGCGCCGGCCGCTGCGTCGACGCCGTCCAGTACTGGCGCTCGTTCGATCACCTCCACGCCTACGCCCGGGCCCGCGACGCGGCCCACCTCCCGGCGTGGCAGGCCTACAACCGGGCCGCGCGCGGCAACGACGCCGTCGGCGTGTGGCACGAGACGTTCCTCGTGCGGGCCGGCGAGTACGAGGCCGTGTACCGCAACATGCCGACGTACGGGCTGGCGAAGGCCGCCGAGGCGGTCCCGGCCGTCGGGGCGTGGGAGGGCACGGCCGGCCGCCTCGGGCGCGGCGTCGAGCCCCTCGCCGGGTCCTAG
- a CDS encoding S1C family serine protease, with protein MPDSPFAQLSDSLAAVVESVAPSVVRVEARRRGNASGVAWSADGLVIASDHTVQRDEDLRLGLPSGDVVEAELVGRDPATDLALLRADTELAPPEWAEADTVRVGHLALSIGRHDEGAQTALGVVEQRGGAWRTGTGGRVDAFVHTGIRVYPGFSGSAVADAHGRVVGLGTSWFGRRAALALPVGTLRRVAEALQEHGHVPHGFLGVSTQPVRLRDGAAGLLVLDVTEDGPAEAAGVLVGDVIVGVGGEPVQGPHDLVAALADAAGQTRTLDVVRGGERQAVEVEIGSR; from the coding sequence ATGCCCGACTCCCCGTTCGCCCAGCTTTCCGACAGCCTCGCCGCCGTGGTCGAGTCCGTTGCCCCATCCGTCGTCCGCGTCGAGGCCCGGCGCCGCGGGAACGCCTCCGGCGTGGCCTGGAGCGCCGACGGGCTCGTGATCGCCTCCGACCACACCGTCCAGCGCGACGAGGACCTCCGCCTCGGGCTCCCCTCCGGCGACGTCGTCGAGGCCGAGCTCGTCGGGCGCGACCCGGCGACCGACCTCGCCCTCCTCCGGGCGGACACCGAGTTGGCGCCACCCGAGTGGGCGGAGGCGGACACCGTCCGCGTCGGCCACCTCGCCCTGTCCATCGGCCGCCACGACGAGGGCGCGCAGACGGCGCTCGGCGTCGTCGAGCAGCGCGGCGGCGCGTGGCGGACGGGCACCGGCGGCCGCGTCGACGCCTTCGTCCACACCGGCATCCGCGTCTACCCCGGGTTCTCGGGGAGCGCCGTCGCCGACGCTCACGGGCGCGTGGTCGGGCTTGGAACGTCGTGGTTCGGCCGGCGCGCGGCGCTGGCGCTCCCGGTCGGCACGCTCCGGCGGGTCGCCGAGGCGCTCCAGGAGCACGGCCACGTCCCGCACGGCTTCCTCGGGGTGTCGACGCAGCCGGTCCGCCTGCGCGACGGCGCCGCCGGCCTCCTCGTCCTCGACGTGACCGAAGACGGCCCGGCTGAGGCCGCGGGCGTCCTCGTCGGCGACGTGATCGTGGGCGTCGGGGGCGAGCCGGTCCAAGGGCCGCACGACCTCGTCGCCGCTCTCGCCGACGCGGCGGGGCAGACGCGGACGCTCGACGTCGTCCGCGGCGGCGAGCGCCAGGCGGTCGAGGTCGAGATCGGGTCGCGGTAG
- a CDS encoding helix-turn-helix transcriptional regulator, with amino-acid sequence MILSVTPSTHDPLRVRVDAADPLVRAALPALLVAAGADVVPDAAEADVVLLANAAGAPDDDLPTVALVADGDAARAAWLAGARGLLPRDADGDALLAALGAVAQGLLVVDPAFEDALGAPTGAVPDGVEPLTDREREVLALLAEGLPNKLVADRLGITERTARYHVAQILAKLGAQSRTEAVVTGARLGLVAL; translated from the coding sequence ATGATCCTGTCGGTCACGCCGTCCACCCACGACCCGCTCCGCGTCCGGGTCGACGCCGCCGACCCGCTCGTGCGGGCCGCGCTCCCGGCGCTCCTCGTCGCGGCGGGGGCCGACGTCGTCCCCGACGCGGCCGAGGCCGACGTGGTCCTCCTCGCGAACGCGGCCGGCGCCCCGGACGACGACCTCCCCACGGTCGCCCTCGTCGCCGACGGCGATGCGGCGCGCGCGGCCTGGCTCGCCGGTGCCCGCGGCCTCCTCCCCCGCGATGCCGACGGCGACGCGCTCCTCGCCGCGCTCGGCGCCGTCGCCCAGGGCCTCCTCGTGGTCGACCCCGCCTTCGAAGACGCCCTCGGCGCCCCGACCGGCGCCGTCCCCGACGGCGTCGAGCCCCTGACCGACCGCGAGCGCGAGGTGCTCGCCCTCCTCGCCGAGGGCCTCCCCAACAAGCTCGTCGCCGACCGCCTCGGCATCACGGAGCGGACGGCGCGCTACCACGTCGCGCAAATCCTCGCCAAGCTGGGCGCCCAGAGCCGGACCGAGGCCGTCGTGACGGGCGCCCGCCTCGGCCTCGTCGCGCTCTAG
- a CDS encoding DUF3592 domain-containing protein, with amino-acid sequence MASAPPPHPSAIALIGLGAVTLLIGAAGLWAAASLAVSGDASTAWVEVKGEVVESGVDTRRSVHASDLRDPYGPPTYEHRPVVRYTYAVDGRTYTADRVHFGEKNAADGDRGRDRAQAEADRYPTGTPVTVYVDPADPTDAVLEPGRQSTPWMIGVGGIAFLGGIALVGLGIRARRVGPP; translated from the coding sequence ATGGCCTCCGCTCCGCCCCCCCACCCCTCCGCCATCGCCCTCATCGGGCTGGGCGCCGTCACCCTCTTGATCGGCGCCGCGGGCCTCTGGGCCGCCGCCAGCCTCGCCGTCAGCGGCGACGCCTCGACCGCGTGGGTCGAGGTAAAGGGCGAGGTCGTGGAGTCCGGCGTCGACACCCGGCGCTCGGTCCACGCGAGCGACCTCCGGGACCCGTACGGGCCTCCGACCTACGAGCACCGGCCGGTCGTGCGCTACACCTACGCCGTCGACGGGCGGACATACACGGCCGACCGCGTCCACTTCGGCGAGAAGAACGCGGCGGACGGCGACCGGGGGCGCGACCGCGCGCAGGCTGAGGCGGACCGCTACCCGACGGGCACGCCGGTCACAGTCTACGTCGACCCGGCGGACCCGACCGACGCCGTGCTCGAGCCCGGCCGCCAGTCGACGCCGTGGATGATCGGCGTCGGGGGGATCGCGTTCCTGGGCGGGATCGCGCTCGTCGGTCTGGGCATCCGTGCGCGGCGCGTAGGTCCGCCCTGA
- a CDS encoding tryptophan-rich sensory protein, with protein MHGAARQLAVVLAALANVGLNALAGAGVLFGTPTGAVSDAHPTPITPAGWAFSIWSVIFVGVLAFAAWQALPARRGPRYDGLGAPFVAANLLNGLWQIPWLAERFGLAALVIVGILASLVWLYVRLDRMGLRGAERWALGVPAALFLAWITVAAPLNVTVWLRDLGWTPAGTFWPIALVLTVAAIAGAWLARTGDAAAALVVLWAFGAIAAAHPDRATLLIGLGVGALVVITTAVRGARRYGPFPTAHAAPA; from the coding sequence ATGCACGGAGCCGCCCGTCAGCTCGCCGTTGTCCTCGCCGCCCTCGCGAACGTGGGCCTCAACGCGCTCGCCGGGGCCGGCGTCCTGTTCGGCACCCCGACCGGCGCCGTCTCCGACGCCCACCCGACGCCGATCACGCCGGCCGGCTGGGCGTTCTCGATCTGGTCCGTCATCTTCGTCGGCGTGCTGGCGTTCGCCGCGTGGCAGGCGCTCCCGGCCCGGCGCGGGCCCCGCTACGACGGCCTCGGCGCGCCGTTCGTCGCGGCCAACCTCCTCAACGGGCTCTGGCAGATCCCGTGGCTCGCCGAGCGGTTCGGCCTCGCCGCGCTCGTCATCGTCGGGATCCTGGCGTCGCTGGTGTGGCTCTACGTGCGCCTCGACCGGATGGGGCTCCGCGGGGCCGAGCGGTGGGCGCTCGGCGTGCCCGCCGCGCTCTTCCTGGCGTGGATCACGGTCGCGGCCCCGCTCAACGTCACGGTCTGGCTCCGCGACCTCGGCTGGACGCCCGCCGGGACGTTCTGGCCGATCGCGCTCGTCCTCACGGTCGCGGCCATCGCCGGCGCGTGGCTCGCGCGCACGGGCGACGCGGCCGCCGCGCTCGTCGTCTTGTGGGCCTTCGGCGCCATCGCGGCGGCCCACCCGGATCGGGCGACGCTCCTGATCGGCCTCGGCGTCGGCGCGCTCGTTGTGATCACCACGGCCGTGCGGGGTGCCCGCCGGTACGGTCCGTTCCCGACGGCCCACGCGGCGCCGGCTTGA
- a CDS encoding ABC transporter ATP-binding protein, whose translation MIRVTDVRVAIDGTEILHGISFEVGDGVVAGYVGPNGAGKTTTMRLLTGGLPPNAGRVEVGGVDVVADPVEAKRRFGYVPEHGHVYESFTPNEYLTFIGRMHRLDEARIRDRSAAHLEFWGLTDSADRSMVGFSKGMKQKVLLSAALLHDPPVLLLDEPLGGLDAHAVLQTRALLRTLAARGRTVFYSSHLLDAVEKVADLVVVIRDGQILQVGSPEEITASGGGVSLEDAFGKLTAAADAYDLAEALVAEAFA comes from the coding sequence ATGATCCGAGTCACCGACGTCCGCGTCGCCATCGACGGCACGGAGATCCTCCACGGGATCTCGTTCGAGGTCGGCGACGGCGTCGTGGCCGGCTACGTCGGGCCGAACGGGGCCGGCAAGACGACGACGATGCGCCTGCTCACGGGCGGCCTCCCGCCGAACGCCGGGCGCGTCGAGGTTGGCGGGGTCGACGTCGTGGCGGACCCCGTCGAGGCCAAGCGGCGGTTCGGGTACGTCCCCGAGCACGGCCACGTCTACGAGAGCTTCACCCCGAACGAGTACCTCACGTTCATCGGCCGGATGCACCGGCTGGACGAGGCCCGGATCCGGGACCGCTCCGCGGCCCACCTCGAGTTCTGGGGCCTCACGGACAGCGCCGACCGCTCGATGGTCGGCTTCTCGAAGGGGATGAAGCAGAAGGTGCTCCTCTCGGCCGCGCTCCTCCACGACCCGCCGGTGCTCCTGCTCGACGAGCCGCTCGGCGGGCTCGACGCCCACGCCGTGCTCCAGACGCGGGCGCTCCTCCGCACGCTCGCGGCCCGCGGGCGGACCGTGTTCTACTCGTCGCACCTCCTCGACGCCGTCGAGAAAGTCGCCGACCTCGTCGTGGTCATCCGCGACGGGCAGATCCTCCAGGTCGGCTCGCCGGAGGAGATCACGGCGTCGGGCGGGGGCGTCTCGCTCGAGGACGCCTTCGGCAAGCTCACGGCCGCGGCCGACGCCTACGACCTCGCCGAGGCGCTCGTGGCCGAGGCGTTCGCCTAG
- a CDS encoding histidine triad nucleotide-binding protein produces the protein MADSDKTLFQKIADGEIPADLVYQDDRAIAFRDIHPQAPTHVLVVPRQPIPRADAIEPEDEAVIGHLFTVARTVAEAEGLSDYRLVVNNGEGAGQTVFHLHVHLLGGRDFQWPPG, from the coding sequence GTGGCCGACTCCGACAAAACGCTCTTCCAGAAGATCGCCGACGGCGAGATCCCGGCCGACCTCGTCTATCAGGACGACCGCGCCATCGCGTTCCGCGACATCCACCCGCAGGCGCCGACGCACGTCCTCGTCGTCCCCCGCCAGCCGATCCCGCGGGCCGACGCCATCGAGCCGGAGGACGAGGCCGTGATCGGGCACCTGTTCACGGTCGCCCGGACGGTCGCCGAGGCGGAGGGACTGAGCGACTACCGCCTCGTCGTCAACAACGGCGAGGGAGCGGGGCAGACCGTGTTCCACCTCCACGTCCACCTCCTCGGCGGGCGCGACTTCCAGTGGCCGCCCGGCTAG
- a CDS encoding sensor histidine kinase has protein sequence MRPAPVHPLTLRFHDRTTEVAFLAAYRARSWPLVRAALVLGLVQYAAFGWLDEWVATAAFAEVRMVRVVVCVVVAASIGVTYLPRVRRWVRPAATAALAGGLGVVAMEWFVLEAAQTAGALSAERDALLLDGYYYSGMMLILIYVHVLLRMRFVVASAIGGVLVVLFLAAAAPYTPPLALANAAQFLLSTQFSGMIASYALERYARFEFAHARRQAESHAILETALRGLTAAQDRLVHAEKMASLGRVTAGVAHEIQNPLNFVTNFATLAGDRVAELRAHLGDLDAEAAEALDDIALGVAKAAEHGARASAVIRSMLDHSRRGPAAEAAVDLNALVREHAAIAEHTAAARGGEPPPVTLDLDPAVGTVVVVPSDLGRVVLNLIGNAYYALGQRGDRPDGPLLTVATRRRGDAVEIEVADRGVGMSEEAAARAFEPFYTTKPTGAGTGLGLSLAYDIVTGGHGGQIALESVEGEGTTVLLTIPAPPVAETPEAEPAVALEPA, from the coding sequence ATGCGCCCTGCACCGGTCCACCCTCTCACGCTCCGGTTCCACGACCGGACCACCGAGGTCGCCTTCCTGGCGGCTTACCGGGCGCGGTCGTGGCCGCTCGTCCGGGCTGCGCTGGTGCTCGGCCTCGTGCAGTACGCCGCGTTCGGGTGGCTCGACGAGTGGGTCGCGACGGCCGCCTTCGCGGAGGTGCGGATGGTGCGGGTCGTGGTCTGCGTCGTGGTGGCGGCGAGCATCGGCGTGACGTACCTGCCGCGGGTCCGCCGCTGGGTCCGGCCAGCGGCGACGGCGGCCCTGGCGGGAGGGCTCGGCGTGGTCGCGATGGAGTGGTTCGTCTTGGAGGCCGCCCAGACGGCGGGGGCGCTGTCGGCGGAACGGGACGCGCTCCTCCTCGACGGCTACTATTACAGCGGGATGATGCTCATCCTGATCTACGTGCACGTGCTGCTCCGCATGCGGTTCGTCGTGGCGTCGGCCATCGGGGGCGTCCTCGTCGTGCTGTTCCTCGCGGCCGCCGCGCCCTACACGCCGCCCCTCGCTCTCGCGAACGCCGCTCAGTTCCTGCTCTCGACCCAGTTCAGCGGGATGATCGCGTCGTACGCGCTGGAGCGGTACGCCCGGTTCGAGTTCGCGCACGCGCGCCGCCAGGCCGAGAGCCATGCCATTCTGGAGACGGCCCTCCGCGGGCTGACGGCGGCGCAGGACCGCCTCGTCCACGCCGAGAAGATGGCGTCGCTGGGACGCGTCACGGCCGGCGTCGCCCACGAGATCCAGAACCCGCTCAACTTCGTGACCAACTTCGCCACCCTGGCCGGCGACCGCGTGGCCGAGCTCCGCGCCCACCTCGGCGACCTCGACGCCGAGGCGGCCGAGGCCCTCGACGACATCGCGCTCGGCGTGGCGAAGGCGGCCGAGCACGGGGCGCGGGCCAGCGCTGTGATCCGGAGCATGCTCGACCACAGCCGCCGCGGGCCGGCGGCCGAGGCCGCCGTCGACCTCAACGCCCTCGTCCGCGAGCACGCCGCGATCGCGGAGCACACCGCGGCCGCCCGGGGGGGCGAGCCGCCGCCCGTCACGCTCGACCTCGACCCCGCCGTGGGGACCGTCGTCGTCGTCCCGTCCGACCTCGGGCGCGTGGTCCTCAACCTGATCGGGAACGCGTACTACGCGCTCGGGCAGCGGGGCGACCGGCCCGACGGTCCGCTCCTCACCGTCGCCACGCGACGCCGGGGCGACGCCGTCGAGATCGAGGTGGCCGACCGCGGCGTGGGAATGTCGGAGGAGGCGGCCGCCCGCGCGTTCGAGCCGTTCTACACCACCAAGCCGACGGGGGCCGGCACCGGCCTCGGGCTCTCGCTCGCCTACGACATCGTGACGGGGGGGCACGGGGGGCAGATCGCGCTGGAGTCGGTCGAGGGGGAGGGGACGACGGTCCTGCTGACGATCCCGGCGCCGCCCGTCGCGGAGACGCCGGAGGCGGAGCCCGCCGTCGCGCTGGAGCCGGCGTAG
- the recG gene encoding ATP-dependent DNA helicase RecG produces MAAETTTTNPTDPAVLDTDIEQFPGVGERRAEPLRKAGVKTYGDLLRYYPRRYLDRSTVTPIREIREAGPYTVVGTVTSKGMIPGRGGRSRFELRVTDDSGGTLKCVWFRGANWIQRLYNRGDLYAFHGKAEQYGSQFSMAHPESDKLDDASAALTTGRIVPLYPGGAALEKVGLNSRTLRKLIYRMFKEHGLAIPEVLPASVRERYGLMEGNVALRAVHFPKDVAERGRAVRRLKFEEFFFLQLLLALTKGKQERQPGITLDGLGAYGRQFLDDVLPFELTGAQQRVLDTIAADTASGRQMNRLVQGDVGSGKTVVGVAAMLMAVDAGYQAAFMAPTEILTEQHYANIRRFLEPLGLKAHLLIGGQRKTLRDEILAEIADGTAHVVVGTHAVIEDKVAFQNLGLAVVDEQHRFGVVQRAKMFKKGQRPHVLMMTATPIPRSLAMTVYGDLDVSAIDELPAGRKPIDTRVYSEKRRDEMLDFVKRQLREGRQAYVVYPLVEESESETLADVKDAENGAAELMEALRPYRVDLVHGRMFSYEKDEAMDRFKSGETDVLVATTVIEVGVDVPNATVMVIEHAERFGLSQLHQLRGRVGRGADQSYCFLMAAYKRTADAEERLQAMADTTDGFEISEIDLNLRGAGDFFGTRQSGLPDLKIGDLVKDAEILSEAREAAFALADEDPGLADAAHAGTRAHFAKTAPRSLGFARVG; encoded by the coding sequence ATGGCCGCCGAGACGACCACGACGAACCCGACCGACCCCGCCGTCCTCGACACCGACATCGAGCAGTTCCCCGGCGTGGGCGAGCGGCGCGCGGAGCCGCTGCGGAAGGCCGGCGTCAAGACCTACGGCGACCTCCTGCGCTACTACCCGCGGCGCTACCTCGACCGGAGCACGGTCACGCCCATCCGCGAGATCCGCGAGGCCGGCCCGTACACCGTCGTCGGGACCGTGACGTCGAAGGGGATGATCCCCGGCCGCGGCGGGCGGAGCCGGTTCGAGCTCCGCGTCACCGACGACTCGGGCGGGACGCTCAAGTGCGTCTGGTTCCGCGGCGCCAACTGGATCCAGCGGCTCTACAACCGCGGCGACCTCTACGCCTTCCACGGGAAGGCCGAGCAGTACGGGTCCCAGTTCTCGATGGCCCACCCCGAGTCCGACAAGCTCGACGACGCGAGCGCGGCGCTGACGACGGGCCGGATCGTGCCGTTGTATCCGGGCGGCGCGGCCCTTGAGAAAGTGGGGCTCAACAGCCGGACGCTCCGGAAGCTGATCTACCGGATGTTCAAGGAGCACGGCCTCGCCATCCCCGAGGTCCTCCCCGCCTCGGTGCGCGAGCGGTACGGGCTGATGGAGGGGAACGTCGCGCTCCGGGCCGTCCACTTTCCGAAGGACGTCGCCGAGCGCGGGCGGGCCGTCCGCCGGCTCAAGTTCGAGGAGTTCTTCTTCCTCCAGCTCCTGCTCGCCCTCACGAAGGGGAAGCAGGAGCGCCAGCCCGGCATCACGCTCGACGGCCTCGGCGCGTACGGCCGGCAGTTCCTCGACGACGTCCTGCCGTTCGAGCTGACGGGCGCGCAGCAGCGCGTGCTCGACACGATCGCGGCCGACACCGCCTCGGGCCGCCAGATGAACCGCCTCGTCCAGGGCGACGTGGGCTCCGGAAAAACCGTCGTCGGCGTGGCGGCGATGCTGATGGCCGTCGACGCGGGCTACCAAGCGGCCTTCATGGCGCCGACGGAGATCCTGACGGAGCAGCACTACGCCAACATCCGCCGGTTTTTGGAGCCGCTCGGGTTGAAGGCCCATCTCCTCATCGGCGGCCAACGAAAAACGCTCCGCGACGAGATCCTGGCCGAGATCGCCGACGGGACGGCCCACGTCGTCGTCGGGACGCACGCCGTCATCGAGGACAAAGTGGCGTTCCAGAACCTCGGCCTGGCGGTCGTCGACGAGCAGCACCGGTTCGGCGTCGTCCAGCGGGCGAAGATGTTCAAGAAGGGCCAGCGCCCGCACGTCCTCATGATGACGGCGACGCCCATCCCGCGCTCGCTCGCGATGACCGTCTACGGCGACCTCGACGTGAGCGCCATCGACGAGCTCCCGGCCGGGCGGAAGCCGATCGACACGCGCGTCTACTCCGAAAAACGGCGCGACGAGATGCTCGACTTCGTCAAGCGCCAGCTCCGCGAAGGCCGCCAGGCCTACGTCGTGTATCCGCTCGTGGAGGAGTCGGAGTCCGAGACGCTGGCGGACGTGAAGGACGCCGAGAACGGCGCGGCCGAGTTGATGGAGGCGCTCCGCCCGTACCGCGTCGACCTCGTCCACGGCCGGATGTTCTCGTACGAGAAGGACGAGGCGATGGACCGGTTCAAGTCCGGCGAGACCGACGTGCTGGTGGCGACAACCGTCATCGAGGTCGGCGTCGACGTGCCGAACGCGACGGTCATGGTCATCGAGCACGCCGAGCGGTTCGGCCTGTCTCAGCTCCACCAGCTCCGCGGGCGCGTCGGGCGCGGCGCCGACCAGAGCTACTGCTTCCTGATGGCCGCGTACAAACGCACGGCCGACGCCGAGGAGCGTCTCCAGGCCATGGCCGACACGACCGACGGATTCGAGATCTCGGAGATCGACCTCAACTTGCGCGGCGCCGGCGACTTTTTCGGGACCCGCCAGTCGGGCCTGCCGGACCTCAAGATCGGCGACCTCGTCAAGGACGCCGAGATCCTGTCCGAGGCGCGCGAGGCGGCCTTCGCGCTGGCAGACGAGGACCCTGGGCTGGCCGACGCAGCGCACGCCGGCACGCGGGCGCACTTCGCCAAGACGGCCCCGCGGTCGCTCGGCTTCGCGCGCGTCGGCTGA
- a CDS encoding CsgG/HfaB family protein yields MSSRHLLVLLAVLAVVTGCGSVDGARALLAGPEPAPAVLPDSLDATLAVLAFSNDTGDPRYDPLGRGLASMMTSDLAAVSTIRLVERDRIQALVDELDFQQTAYVDPETALQVGLFVGADHVVVGSLTAVRPEIRLDTRVVRVETSEIVQTASVTGREDALFELQQALAASLIDGIDVVMSDEARAALAAQQEANRLDDVETALAFSQALSLYDRGEFTLAATQLFEVQQRAPSSQLVSVALGLAREAGQRALTREAGRQVRGRLDGWLRGRLDRSAEADTTGGR; encoded by the coding sequence ATGTCCTCCCGCCACCTCCTCGTCCTGCTCGCCGTGCTGGCCGTCGTGACCGGCTGCGGCTCCGTCGATGGCGCCCGTGCGCTGTTGGCCGGCCCTGAGCCGGCGCCTGCGGTCCTGCCGGACTCGCTCGACGCGACACTGGCCGTCCTCGCCTTCTCCAACGACACGGGCGACCCGCGCTACGACCCGCTCGGCCGCGGCCTTGCCTCAATGATGACGAGCGACCTCGCGGCCGTCTCCACGATCCGCCTCGTCGAGCGCGACCGGATCCAGGCCCTCGTCGACGAGCTCGACTTCCAACAGACCGCGTACGTCGACCCTGAGACGGCGCTTCAGGTGGGCCTGTTCGTGGGGGCCGACCACGTGGTGGTGGGCTCGCTGACGGCCGTCCGCCCCGAGATCCGGCTCGACACGCGCGTCGTCCGCGTCGAGACGTCGGAGATCGTCCAGACGGCGAGTGTGACCGGACGGGAGGACGCGCTCTTCGAGCTCCAGCAGGCCCTCGCGGCGTCGCTCATCGACGGGATCGACGTGGTGATGTCGGACGAGGCGCGGGCGGCGCTCGCGGCGCAGCAGGAGGCCAACCGCCTCGACGACGTGGAGACGGCGCTCGCGTTCTCGCAGGCGCTCTCGCTCTACGACCGGGGCGAGTTCACGCTCGCGGCGACGCAGCTCTTCGAGGTCCAGCAGCGCGCGCCGTCGTCGCAGCTCGTGTCGGTCGCGCTCGGGCTGGCGCGGGAGGCAGGGCAGCGGGCGCTCACCCGCGAGGCCGGCCGCCAGGTCCGCGGGCGGCTCGACGGCTGGCTCCGCGGCCGCCTCGACCGGAGCGCCGAGGCGGACACGACCGGCGGGCGGTAG
- a CDS encoding DinB family protein — protein MTAPDAVRRRFRHHVWAGSTLLGVIADHPAPDALRPFAHALAADRVWHHRLAGAPTDGLEIWPALDVDGCRALLQETTDDWQAFLAGPLDLDGPAVYQNSRGEPFESAVRDVFDHVLLHAAHHRGQANAALRAAGATPRALDFIFWARSGEPAP, from the coding sequence ATGACCGCGCCCGACGCCGTCCGCCGTCGCTTCCGTCACCACGTGTGGGCCGGGTCCACCCTCCTCGGGGTGATTGCGGACCACCCCGCGCCCGACGCGCTCCGTCCGTTTGCCCACGCGCTCGCCGCCGACCGCGTCTGGCACCACCGCCTGGCGGGCGCCCCGACCGACGGCCTCGAGATCTGGCCGGCGCTCGACGTCGACGGCTGCCGCGCTCTCCTCCAGGAGACGACAGACGACTGGCAGGCCTTCCTCGCCGGCCCGCTCGACCTCGACGGCCCGGCCGTGTATCAGAACTCGCGCGGCGAGCCGTTCGAGAGCGCGGTGCGGGACGTGTTCGACCACGTCTTGCTCCACGCCGCCCACCACCGCGGACAGGCCAACGCCGCCCTCCGCGCGGCCGGCGCCACGCCCCGCGCCCTCGACTTCATCTTCTGGGCCCGCTCCGGCGAGCCCGCCCCCTGA
- a CDS encoding PRC-barrel domain-containing protein — protein MNTLLSTSTIRNTTVVNRQGDELGSIEDIMLHPDSGRVEYVVLDFGGFLGIGDKLFAVPLQAFEIDRNNERFVVDVTKDRLEDAPGFDKNNWPETANREFSEGVYDFYGHRDTYLRTRVNEPAMAN, from the coding sequence ATGAATACCCTCCTCTCCACTTCCACCATCCGCAACACCACCGTCGTGAACCGTCAGGGCGACGAGCTGGGGTCCATCGAGGACATCATGCTCCACCCCGACAGCGGCCGCGTCGAGTACGTCGTGCTCGACTTCGGCGGGTTCCTCGGGATCGGCGACAAGCTGTTCGCCGTGCCGCTCCAGGCCTTCGAGATCGACCGCAACAACGAGCGGTTCGTCGTCGACGTGACCAAGGACCGCCTTGAGGACGCGCCCGGGTTCGACAAGAACAACTGGCCCGAGACTGCGAACCGCGAGTTCTCCGAGGGTGTGTACGACTTCTACGGTCACCGCGACACCTACCTCAGGACGCGCGTGAACGAGCCGGCGATGGCTAACTGA